In Apostichopus japonicus isolate 1M-3 chromosome 3, ASM3797524v1, whole genome shotgun sequence, a single genomic region encodes these proteins:
- the LOC139965317 gene encoding uncharacterized protein, translating into MKPTVAGLELDRVVGEHDAFREEMTMGYLGVVIFSLAVQLLLLFNPIQATWQCPETCFCVGTSLYCFAASFMEIPSEIPDTYERLYLGFNDIQSVERDSLSHLGNLRLIDLTSNGIFQINDMTFQELQTLETLRLSSNNLRAITVDLLSGLRSLEVLDVSSNVIDRIDPGSFDHLPNIKEINLRSNLIELLHPMMFRSLANLEILSLRNNFIEEIASTALPLPSNLTELDLKYNDLYEIDDDIFRQQSRLKTLLLGNNYISYIAEMAFTDITYLEELDVSSNELESIPPEALGGLRNLNILDLSDNKIDVITIGALRTLEKLEELDLTRNSLSELEFAMFSGLNNLKVLNLHKNVIELIHPGTFRAVQSLEKVNLGFNYIRNISSDVYQDLINIRELDFELNQIEEINFPDLERLKKLQNLTISYNRLTKVNTSSASVIDNLERIDLQGNFLSNLQQNFLVGLPSLAELSLNHSNVELLRRGVFRSLGNYHNLTTLELANCDIDSIEANSFDHLTKLLILRLNGNNLETVTAVMFRGLNSLEVINLSDNLISFIDVTTFQTMSNLREVLLNNNRLIELDFRMFEFNMLIQNVHLLGNINMSSIYTELIESFTNLEVLQISSCVYCSEALSSLQFVEMNNLTEIVMTEVGLNEIPSSVGYAQRVKEIDLSRNEILQVNSSRIGIKSERFSLDLSFNKVTNLSLANMDMLTSLLLDYNKLTGISNQTFANVSSLGRVSLTHNEIVEIGRSSFVEVGRFINIDLSYNKITSLPIAPIFDPNTGRLVLHHNQITSVSSSSFDEMVRIYEFDISYNKLQVLDIDLLGKMPKLYTFKAAHNSLVQLSSGTFDGNPSLRTVVLSYNKISTISDQVFSAIDRIHQLFLDGNPLHVVPSNILLNQPWISTLSLSDTKLVTILKSDFAHSKLLQFLDISNNSLNFIEDKSFQLLPNLYRLDISHNSLDSFDALGIEYLTKLVLFYSSNNNFKTISARIFEGSSDMKVLDVSNNQIEVLQDRMFSGLRPYSISLARNNITSLMGDAFDGFYSTHLKSLDLSFNKISYMQKDTFQSLRHLRFLQLQGNNLGNIEDGIFSPLLNNWVILLNNPWRCDEKICGLRTWLTKHPSFVRGPLFDTLSEDFHGNFLYLNLDDVKCETGSRSSYIGQPIEHLPDGVCLPVHSQSSELTTTPPDPTKTTYVLFLWSGLALGACIVFVVLMVACICIVGRRRRSKRRPNDDLPPPNYEDVAASGDLGRREGSEDFHLATVKLPPEHPGHYDRKISPNEDPYLSPKYDDLRRTNSVNDYIDPNYLCLE; encoded by the exons atgaaaccgactgtggctggtctcgaactcgaccgtgtcgtcggtgaacatgacgcatttcgggaagag ATGACAATGGGGTATCTAGGTGTGGTGATATTCTCGTTAGCTGTGCAGTTATTGCTTCTCTTTAATCCTATTCAAGCAACATGGCAGTGCCCTGAGACCTGTTTTTGCGTAGGGACATCACTGTACTGTTTCGCTGCTAGCTTTATGGAGATTCCATCAGAAATCCCTGATACTTATGAACGCCTATATTTGGGTTTTAATGATATCCAGAGTGTTGAAAGAGATTCCTTATCACATTTGGGCAATCTAAGGCTGATCGATTTAACGTCAAATGGAATATTCCAAATAAATGACATGACCTTTCAAGAACTTCAGACATTAGAGACATTGCGGTTATCATCTAATAATCTCCGGGCTATCACAGTCGATTTATTGTCAGGTCTGAGGAGCTTGGAAGTGCTTGATGTTTCAAGCAACGTTATTGATAGAATTGATCCTGGATCATTTGATCATCTACCAAATATAAAAGAGATTAATCTTCGATCAAATCTAATCGAATTGCTTCACCCAATGATGTTTCGGTCACTGGCAAATCTCGAAATTCTTTCTCTCCGAAATAACTTCATCGAGGAGATTGCGTCAACTGCATTACCACTTCCTTCCAATCTCACGGAAttggatctaaaatacaatgaCTTGTATGAGATCGATGACGACATTTTCAGACAACAAAGTAGACTTAAGACCTTGCTTCTCGGGAACAACTACATATCCTATATCGCAGAGATGGCATTCACCGATATAACTTATCTTGAGGAACTAGATGTCTCCAGCAACGAGCTAGAGTCTATACCGCCTGAAGCTTTGGGTGGTTTACGGAACCTCAATATATTGGACCTCTCCGACAATAAAATTGACGTCATAACTATTGGCGCTTTAAGAACCTTAGAGAAGTTAGAAGAACTTGATCTTACTAGGAATTCTCTCTCTGAACTTGAGTTTGCAATGTTCTCCGGGCTTAACAATctaaaagttttaaatttacaCAAGAACGTCATTGAATTGATCCATCCTGGTACATTCAGAGCTGTGCAATCCTTGGAAAAGGTTAACTTGGGATTTAATTATATCCGAAACATATCCAGCGATGTTTACCAAGATCTCATCAATATCAGAGAATTGGATTTTGAATTAAACCAAATAGAGGAGATCAACTTCCCAGACTTAGAGAGACTCAAAAAGTTGCAGAATCTCACCATATCTTACAACCGTCTCACGAAAGTCAACACCAGTAGTGCATCTGTTATTGACAACTTAGAGAGGATAGAcctacaaggtaattttctttCCAACCTACAGCAGAACTTTCTTGTTGGTTTACCGTCTTTGGCTGAACTATCACTAAACCACTCAAATGTGGAATTACTTCGTAGAGGCGTCTTCCGgtctctaggtaattatcataACCTTACCACCCTAGAACTCGCAAATTGTGACATAGATTCAATTGAAGCAAATTCATTTGACCATCTAACTAAGTTATTAATACTACGTTTAAATGGCAACAATCTCGAAACTGTGACGGCTGTAATGTTTAGGGGATTGAATAGTTTGGAGGTAATCAATTTATCCGATAACTTAATATCTTTTATCGACGTTACTACTTTCCAAACGATGAGTAATCTCCGCGAGGTACTCTTAAACAACAACAGGCTAATCGAACTCGATTTTAGAATGTTTGAATTCAACATGCTCATCCAAAATGTACATCTACTGGGAAATATCAATATGTCCTCGATATACACTGAATTAATTGAATCCTTCACCAATTTAGAAGTTCTTCAAATCTCCTCGTGTGTTTATTGTTCTGAGGCGCTCTCCTCTTTACAGTTTGTCgaaatgaacaatttaacaGAGATTGTAATGACAGAGGTTGGCTTGAATGAAATTCCCTCTAGTGTAGGTTATGCCCAACGAGTTAAAGAGATCGACTTGTCCAGAAATGAAATTTTACAAGTCAATTCCAGTCGAATTGGTATTAAATCCGAAAGATTTAGTCTTGATTTGTCTTTCAACAAAGTTACCAACCTCTCTCTGGCCAATATGGACATGTTAACGTCACTCTTGCTGGACTACAATAAACTTACTGGTATAAGCAATCAAACCTTTGCCAACGTAAGTTCACTGGGACGAGTAAGTTTAACACATAACGAAATTGTTGAGATTGGAAGGAGCAGCTTTGTTGAAGTAGGACGATTTATTAATATCGATCTTTCTTACAATAAGATTACATCTCTCCCGATTGCGCCAATATTTGATCCCAATACTGGTAGACTGGTTCTTCACCATAACCAAATTACTAGTGTATCTTCATCCTCTTTCGATGAGATGGTAAGAATCTATGAGTTTGATATCTCATACAACAAACTGCAAGTCTTAGATATTGATTTGCTAGGCAAAATGCCCAAGTTATACACCTTCAAAGCTGCGCACAACAGCCTAGTTCAATTATCCAGTGGTACATTTGATGGGAATCCAAGCCTGAGAACAGTCGTTTTGTCGTACAATAAAATATCAACGATATCTGATCAGGTTTTCTCAGCCATAGACCGAATACATCAACTTTTTCTGGATGGAAATCCACTCCATGTTGTTCCATCAAATATATTGCTCAATCAGCCCTGGATAAGTACCCTTTCATTATCAGATACTAAGCTTGTAACGATACTGAAATCTGATTTTGCTCACTCAAAGCTTCTTCAATTTCTTGACATCTCCAACAACTCATTAAACTTCATCGAAGATAAAAGTTTCCAACTGCTTCCGAATTTATATAGACTGGACATTTCTCACAATTCTCTAGATAGCTTTGATGCACTTGGAATTGAGTACCTAACAAAATTGGTCCTCTTTTATAGCAGTAACAATAACTTTAAGACTATTTCTGCAAGAATATTTGAGGGGAGCAGCGATATGAAAGTCCTTGACGTATCTAACAATCAAATCGAAGTATTGCAAGACCGAATGTTTTCGGGTTTGCGACCGTATAGTATATCGCTCGCCAGGAATAATATCACAAGTCTCATGGGGGATGCTTTTGATGGGTTTTATAGCACCCACTTAAAGTCATTAGATCTAAGTTTCAACAAAATATCTTACATGCAGAAGGACACATTCCAAAGCTTAAGACACTTGAGATTTTTACAACTTCAAGGGAACAACCTTGGAAACATCGAAGATGGCATATTCTCACCATTGTTGAATAACTGGGTAATTTTGTTGAATAACCCATGGCGTTGTgatgaaaaaatatgtggcCTTCGAACTTGGCTTACGAAACACCCATCATTTGTTCGGGGCCCTCTATTTGATACATTGTCAGAGGATTTTCATGGGAATTTCTTATACCTAAATTTGGATGATGTTAAATGTGAAACCGGTAGCAGATCAAGTTACATAGGACAACCCATTGAACATCTTCCAGACGGGGTATGCCTCCCTGTACACTCACAATCTAGTGAGTTGACAACAACCCCACCTGATCCTACTAAAACTACATATGTGTTATTTTTGTGGTCGGGTCTTGCTTTAGGAGCTTGCATTGTATTCGTCGTGTTGATGGTTGCATGCATATGCATAGTAGGAAGGAGGAGAAGGTCAAAACGCAGACCAAACGACGATCTACCACCACCTAATTACGAAGATGTAGCTGCAAGTGGTGATCTGGGCCGGAGGGAAGGTAGTGAGGACTTCCACCTTGCTACGGTTAAACTTCCACCAGAACATCCTGGTCATTATGACAGAAAGATTTCTCCCAATGAAGACCCTTATCTGTCTCCAAAATATGATGATTTGCGTAGGACTAATAGTGTGAATGATTACATAGACCCAAACTACTTATGTCTCGAATAG